In the genome of Streptomyces sp. NBC_00190, one region contains:
- a CDS encoding DJ-1/PfpI family protein: MSETPRKPVHLAVYDTYADWETGHTTAHLTQRGHRIRTVALTAERPVTTMGGVRVQPDLALSGLRPQDSSLLILTGASLWDTSGDLAPFAAKAREFLDAGVPVAAICGATAGLAREGLLDDRAHTGAASFYLAQQPGYGGAGRYVEADAVTDGDLITAGPTEPVAFAREVFARLDVYKPDVLDAWYRLFHDSDASAYPVLMAAAEAGDA; this comes from the coding sequence ATGAGCGAGACCCCGCGCAAGCCCGTACACCTCGCGGTCTACGACACGTACGCGGACTGGGAGACCGGCCACACCACCGCGCACCTGACCCAGCGCGGCCACCGGATCCGCACCGTCGCCCTGACCGCCGAGCGGCCGGTCACCACCATGGGCGGCGTCCGCGTCCAGCCCGACCTGGCCCTGTCCGGGCTGAGGCCGCAGGACTCCTCGCTGCTGATCCTCACCGGCGCCTCGCTGTGGGACACGAGCGGGGACCTGGCGCCGTTCGCGGCGAAGGCGAGGGAGTTCCTGGACGCCGGGGTGCCGGTCGCGGCGATCTGCGGAGCCACGGCCGGCCTCGCCCGGGAGGGTCTGCTGGACGACCGCGCCCACACCGGCGCGGCCTCCTTCTACCTGGCGCAGCAGCCGGGTTACGGCGGCGCCGGGAGGTACGTCGAGGCCGACGCGGTGACGGACGGCGACCTGATCACGGCGGGGCCGACGGAGCCGGTGGCCTTCGCCCGCGAGGTCTTCGCCCGCCTGGACGTGTACAAGCCGGACGTCCTGGACGCGTGGTACCGGCTGTTCCACGACTCGGACGCGAGCGCGTACCCGGTGCTGATGGCGGCGGCGGAGGCGGGCGATGCGTGA
- a CDS encoding aspartate aminotransferase family protein, whose translation MTPHVASHTLAAVKDADRKHVFHSWSAQALIDPLAVAGAEGSYFWDYDGKRYLDFSSQLVNTNIGHQHPKVVAAIQEQAARLCTLAPGFAVDVRSEAARLIAERTPGDLDKIFFTNGGAEAVENAVRMARLHTGRAKVLSTYRSYHGATAAAINLTGDPRRWPSDTAAAGVVHFWGPYLYRSAFHATTEAEECARALAHLADTIAFEGPQTIAAIILESVPGTAGIMTPPPGYLAGVRELCDRHGIVFILDEVMSGFGRTGKWFAADHWGVTPDLITFAKGVNSGYVPLGGVAISAAIAETFATRPYPGGLTYSGHPLACAAAVATINTMEEEGVVENAARLGEDVIGPALAEIAERHPSVGEVRGLGTFWALELVRDKETREPLVPYNAAGAANTPMAEFAAACKASGLWPFVNMNRTHVVPPCTITEAEAKEGLALLDEALTVADRHTTA comes from the coding sequence ATGACCCCTCATGTCGCCTCGCACACCCTCGCCGCAGTGAAGGACGCCGACCGCAAGCACGTCTTCCACTCCTGGTCCGCCCAGGCCCTGATCGACCCCCTCGCCGTCGCCGGGGCCGAGGGGTCGTACTTCTGGGACTACGACGGCAAGCGCTACCTCGACTTCTCCTCCCAGCTGGTCAACACCAACATCGGCCACCAGCACCCCAAGGTCGTCGCAGCGATCCAGGAGCAGGCCGCACGGCTCTGCACCCTCGCGCCCGGCTTCGCCGTCGACGTCCGCTCCGAGGCCGCACGCCTCATCGCCGAGCGGACCCCCGGCGACCTGGACAAGATCTTCTTCACCAACGGCGGCGCCGAGGCCGTCGAGAACGCCGTCCGCATGGCCCGGCTGCACACCGGCCGCGCCAAGGTGCTCTCCACCTACCGCTCGTACCACGGGGCCACCGCCGCCGCGATCAACCTCACCGGCGACCCGCGCCGCTGGCCCTCCGACACGGCCGCCGCCGGCGTCGTGCACTTCTGGGGCCCGTACCTCTACCGCTCCGCCTTCCACGCCACCACCGAGGCCGAGGAGTGCGCCCGCGCCCTCGCCCACCTCGCCGACACCATCGCCTTCGAGGGGCCGCAGACCATCGCGGCGATCATCCTGGAGAGCGTGCCCGGCACCGCCGGCATCATGACCCCGCCGCCCGGCTACCTCGCGGGTGTGCGCGAACTCTGCGACCGCCACGGCATCGTCTTCATCCTGGACGAGGTCATGTCCGGCTTCGGCCGTACCGGCAAGTGGTTCGCCGCCGACCACTGGGGGGTCACCCCCGACCTGATCACCTTCGCCAAGGGCGTGAACAGCGGGTACGTGCCGCTCGGCGGCGTCGCCATCTCCGCCGCGATCGCCGAGACCTTCGCCACGCGCCCCTACCCGGGCGGACTCACGTACTCCGGCCACCCCCTGGCCTGTGCCGCCGCCGTCGCGACGATCAACACGATGGAGGAAGAGGGTGTCGTCGAGAACGCCGCTCGCCTCGGCGAGGACGTGATCGGCCCGGCGCTCGCCGAGATCGCCGAGCGCCACCCCTCCGTCGGCGAGGTCCGCGGTCTGGGCACCTTCTGGGCGCTGGAACTCGTACGGGACAAGGAGACGCGCGAGCCCCTCGTCCCCTACAACGCGGCGGGCGCGGCCAACACGCCGATGGCCGAATTCGCGGCGGCCTGCAAGGCGTCCGGCCTGTGGCCCTTCGTCAACATGAACCGCACCCACGTCGTCCCGCCGTGCACCATCACCGAGGCGGAGGCGAAGGAGGGCCTGGCTCTCCTGGACGAGGCGCTGACGGTCGCCGACCGCCACACCACCGCCTGA
- a CDS encoding GntR family transcriptional regulator produces the protein MPGSGAVTRNTLRQQIADALRDEVLAGRLPPGTEFTVKQIAEQYEVSATPVREALVDLSAQGLLELVQHRGFRVRILSVDDFRGMIEARALVVDGIFRRLAERGTDLGSGEPLVSVRRRADEARRAAQSGSLEVLIGYDLRFWRELSGLVGNTYISEFLHRIRVQCWVFAVPHLQRDPQQLRAALWDGHSDLVDAVTLADADAVRSIVRGYNQHALAWAAGL, from the coding sequence ATGCCAGGCAGCGGAGCTGTCACCCGCAACACACTTCGCCAGCAGATCGCGGACGCGCTGCGTGACGAGGTGCTCGCGGGACGCCTGCCGCCGGGAACCGAGTTCACCGTCAAGCAGATCGCCGAGCAGTACGAGGTCTCCGCGACCCCGGTCCGCGAGGCGCTCGTCGACCTCTCGGCCCAGGGGCTGCTCGAACTGGTCCAGCACCGGGGCTTTCGCGTGCGGATCCTCTCCGTGGACGACTTCCGCGGAATGATCGAGGCCCGCGCGCTGGTCGTGGACGGGATCTTCCGCAGGCTCGCCGAGCGCGGCACCGACCTCGGCTCCGGCGAGCCGCTGGTCTCCGTGCGCCGCCGCGCCGACGAGGCGCGGCGGGCCGCGCAGAGCGGTTCGCTCGAAGTACTGATCGGCTACGACCTCCGCTTCTGGCGGGAGCTGAGCGGGCTGGTCGGCAACACCTACATCTCCGAGTTCCTGCACCGCATCCGCGTGCAGTGCTGGGTCTTCGCCGTACCCCACCTCCAGCGCGATCCGCAGCAGCTGCGGGCGGCGCTGTGGGACGGGCACAGCGACCTGGTGGACGCGGTGACCCTCGCGGACGCGGACGCCGTACGGAGCATCGTGCGGGGCTACAACCAGCACGCCCTGGCCTGGGCCGCCGGACTGTAG
- a CDS encoding SLATT domain-containing protein → MSQPEMQPEGPPRDPREEGGGPMAAGDLTGRPFPLGDWGEPAERLDELYRRVEDDALRTAEWYLSDRAWKRRGARVLRGGAAFGAVTGAAMPLLELTGSAPGATAYGFLALLLGAACLGCDRFFGLTSGWMRDVATAQAVQRRLQTLQFDWASENVREVLGPTEGTASEAAERCLTVLRRFSEDVTELVRSETAEWMVEFSSGPAPLVMQSLGAVGARSDAYIPPARFPLPPGTRPNMPRQRPPEQPR, encoded by the coding sequence GTGAGCCAGCCGGAGATGCAGCCCGAGGGGCCACCCCGGGATCCCCGGGAGGAAGGCGGCGGGCCGATGGCGGCCGGCGATCTGACCGGCCGGCCGTTCCCCCTCGGGGACTGGGGCGAGCCCGCCGAGCGCCTCGACGAGCTCTACCGCCGGGTCGAGGACGACGCGCTGCGCACGGCCGAGTGGTATCTGTCCGACCGGGCCTGGAAGCGCCGGGGCGCGCGCGTCCTGCGCGGCGGGGCGGCGTTCGGCGCCGTCACGGGCGCCGCCATGCCGCTGCTGGAGCTGACGGGCTCGGCGCCGGGCGCGACGGCGTACGGGTTCCTCGCGCTGCTGCTGGGCGCGGCCTGCCTGGGATGCGACCGGTTCTTCGGCCTGACGTCCGGCTGGATGCGGGACGTCGCCACCGCGCAGGCGGTCCAGCGCCGTCTGCAGACGCTCCAGTTCGACTGGGCTTCGGAGAACGTTCGGGAGGTGCTCGGCCCGACGGAGGGCACGGCGAGCGAGGCCGCCGAGCGCTGCCTCACGGTGCTGCGGCGCTTCTCGGAGGACGTGACGGAGCTGGTCCGCTCCGAGACCGCGGAGTGGATGGTGGAGTTCAGCTCCGGCCCCGCACCGCTGGTGATGCAGTCCCTGGGCGCCGTCGGCGCCCGCTCGGACGCGTACATCCCCCCGGCGCGCTTCCCGCTCCCCCCGGGCACCCGCCCGAACATGCCGCGCCAGCGCCCGCCGGAACAGCCCCGCTGA
- a CDS encoding YbaB/EbfC family nucleoid-associated protein, producing the protein MIPGGGQPNMQQLLQQAQKMQQDLAAAQEELAQAEVEGQAGGGLVKATVTGSGELRALVIDPKAVDPEDTETLADLVVAAVQAANENAQALQQQKLGPLAQGLGGGSGIPGLPF; encoded by the coding sequence GTGATTCCCGGTGGTGGCCAGCCCAACATGCAGCAGCTGCTCCAGCAGGCCCAGAAGATGCAGCAGGACCTCGCCGCGGCCCAGGAGGAGCTTGCCCAGGCCGAGGTCGAGGGCCAGGCCGGAGGCGGTCTGGTCAAGGCGACCGTCACCGGCTCCGGTGAACTGCGCGCACTGGTGATCGACCCGAAGGCCGTGGACCCCGAGGACACGGAAACGCTCGCCGACCTGGTGGTCGCGGCGGTCCAGGCCGCCAACGAGAATGCCCAGGCGCTCCAGCAGCAGAAGCTGGGCCCCCTCGCCCAGGGCCTGGGCGGCGGCAGCGGCATTCCCGGCCTCCCGTTCTAG
- the recR gene encoding recombination mediator RecR has translation MYEGVVQDLIDELGRLPGVGPKSAQRIAFHILQAEPTDVRRLAHALLEVKDKVRFCAVCGNVAQEERCGICRDPRRDTTVICVVEEPKDVVAIERTREFRGKYHVLGGAISPIEGVGPDDLRIRELLARLADGEVTELILATDPNLEGEATATYLARMIKPMGLKVTRLASGLPVGGDLEYADEVTLGRAFEGRRLLDV, from the coding sequence TTGTACGAAGGCGTGGTCCAGGACCTGATCGACGAACTGGGCAGGCTGCCCGGCGTCGGGCCCAAGAGCGCGCAGCGGATCGCCTTCCACATCCTGCAGGCCGAGCCCACCGACGTCCGACGCCTCGCGCACGCGCTGCTCGAGGTGAAGGACAAGGTCCGGTTCTGCGCGGTGTGCGGGAACGTGGCGCAGGAGGAACGGTGCGGCATCTGCCGTGACCCGCGCCGCGACACCACGGTCATCTGTGTCGTGGAGGAGCCGAAGGACGTCGTCGCGATCGAGCGGACCCGCGAGTTCCGGGGCAAGTACCACGTCCTCGGCGGAGCGATCAGCCCGATCGAGGGCGTCGGCCCCGACGACCTGCGCATCCGCGAGCTGCTGGCGCGCCTGGCGGACGGCGAGGTGACCGAGCTGATCCTCGCCACCGACCCGAACCTGGAGGGCGAGGCGACCGCCACCTACCTCGCCCGCATGATCAAACCCATGGGCCTGAAGGTCACCCGCCTGGCCAGCGGGCTCCCCGTCGGGGGAGATCTGGAGTACGCGGACGAGGTCACGCTCGGGCGGGCCTTTGAAGGAAGGCGACTTCTCGATGTCTGA
- a CDS encoding DUF5063 domain-containing protein, which yields MSDATLHALGQDPDDFAVQIADQIESFIVAVTEVAKGEDPDSAVPFLLLEVSQLLLAGGRLGAYQDVLPDERYEPDLGPEPDVDELRERFAYMLEPVDVYSEVFDPYEPRKAPVAHRISDDVADVVADLRHGLAHYRAGRTTEALWWWQFSYFTNWGPTASAILRALQSLVAHVRLDQPLAALDGLDTDEDLAEDDLAEQAGQVMAEELGGLGRK from the coding sequence ATGTCTGACGCAACGCTGCACGCCCTGGGACAGGATCCGGACGACTTCGCCGTCCAGATCGCGGACCAGATCGAGTCCTTCATCGTCGCGGTCACCGAGGTGGCCAAGGGCGAGGACCCGGACAGCGCGGTGCCCTTCCTCCTCCTGGAGGTGTCCCAGCTGCTGCTGGCGGGCGGCCGGCTGGGCGCGTACCAGGACGTGCTGCCCGACGAGCGCTACGAGCCCGACCTGGGCCCCGAGCCGGATGTCGACGAGCTGCGCGAGCGGTTCGCGTACATGCTGGAGCCGGTCGACGTGTACTCCGAGGTCTTCGACCCGTACGAGCCGCGCAAGGCCCCGGTCGCGCACCGGATCTCGGACGACGTGGCCGACGTGGTGGCGGACCTGCGGCACGGGCTGGCCCACTACCGGGCGGGCCGGACCACCGAGGCGCTGTGGTGGTGGCAGTTCTCGTACTTCACCAACTGGGGCCCGACGGCCTCCGCCATCCTGCGCGCCCTGCAGTCGCTGGTGGCCCACGTACGCCTGGACCAGCCGCTGGCGGCCCTGGACGGCCTGGACACGGACGAGGACCTGGCCGAGGATGACCTCGCGGAACAGGCCGGACAGGTCATGGCCGAGGAACTCGGCGGACTCGGCCGCAAGTGA